The genomic window TGGTCGCCTTCGGCCGGGCCTTGCGGCGCGGGCCTCTCGTGCACGTTCACCACGGGCTTGCCGTCGCGGCGGTCGAGCACGAACAGCTCACCCTGCTTGGTGGGCTGCACCAGCGCGGGCACCGTCTCGTTACCGACGCGCAAGTCGATGAGGCTGGGCTGCGAGGGAACGTCGTAGTCCCACAGGTCGTGGTGCACGGTCTGGAAGCTCCAGCGCACGCGGCCGGTGGCCAGGTCGAGCGCCACCACCGACGACGAGTAGCGCTCGGCCCCTTCGGTCCGCTTGCCTCCCCACTGGTCGGGCGGCTGGTTGCCCATGGGGACGTAGACCATGCCCAGCGCCTCGTCGACGCTGGAGATCGACCAGCTGTTGGGCGAGTTGGCCGTGTACGTGCGGTCGGGCCCGATGGGCGCGGTTTCATCGGGGTTGCCCGAGTCCCAGTTCCACACCAGCGCGCCGGTGTCGATGTCGAAGGCGCGGATCACGCCCGAGGTTTCCTGGGTCGAGACGTTGTCCAGCACGGTGCCGCCGACGATGATGAGCGAGCGCGTCACGACCACCGGAGAAGTCGAATAGTACGAGCCGGGCTTCACGTTGGGCATGTTCTTCCAGAGATCGATCTGCCCGGTGCCGCCGCCGAAGCGCATGCAGGGCTTGCCGCTTTCGGGGTTGATCGCGATGACGCGGCCGTCCGCGGTGGGCATGAAGAGCTTGGCATCGCAATCGCCGCCGGCGGGTGCAGGTGCAGCGGGTGCCGGGTTGGCGGCGGAAGCCGCCGCGGGCCGCACCGCACTGCCCGGGTCATACGAGAGGCCGCGGCAGGTCAGATGCTGCAATGCCAGCGAGCGGCGGATCTCGGGCGTGTAGCGCCACAGCTGTTCGCCGGTGGTCGCGTTCAGCGCCACCACCGACTGGTGCGGCGTGCAAAGAAAAAGCCGTTCGCCGATTTTCAGTGGCGTGACCTCGAAGGTCGTCTCCTCGGGGTCGCCGCTCTGGCCGCGCACATCGCCGGTGCGAAAGTGCCACGCCTCCTGAAGCTGGCCGACATTGGCCGGCGTGATCTGGTCGAGCGCCGAATAGCGCTGGCCCATGCCGTTGCCGCCATAGGCTGTCCAGTCCTGCTTGGGGGGCGGTGGGCTGGCGGGTGTTGAGGCGGCGGCCACAGGTGCCGTGGGTGCCGGTACGGTGCCTTCCACACGGGTGGGGTCTCGCGTCCACGAGACCACCGCGGCCAGCAGAAAGGCCAGCAGCACCACGCCGAGAAAACCTCGCGCGGGCGCCACGCCAACGGCATTGCGGCGCGCGAGTGCGCGCGCGACCCACGGCGTGAGCAGGAACACGCCGATCACGAAGAACACATCGCCGCGCGCTGCCAGCGGCCACCAGTCGAACCCCACCTCCCACAGGGCCCACGCCAACGTGACTGCCACCACGAGCGCATAGACCCACAGGCCCGCGCCGCCTCCGCGCGGCAGCAGCACCGCGACAACGATGAGTCCGAGCCCCGCGGCCAGGTAGTACCAGGAGCCGCCGAGCACGACGAGCCATGCGCCCGCCGCAGCCAGCGCCAGGCCGGCAAGGCCGATGACGACGGCAGTGACAGTCAGCAGCGTGGAAGATGGCGCACGTAGGCGCGCGGCGGCATCGGCCATGGCATGAAGCTCCTTGTTGTTCCCGGGTTCTTGGAGACTGCGAAGTCAAGAACCTAGGCCAAGGCCACGGCAACGCGCGTAGGCGGTTTGCGCATGTGGCCGTGCAATGCCGGTGGCGATACCGCTTTGAAGAGAGCCTTTTAGTTCGAAGGTACTCGGTCTTCGCGCGCGGCGCGGGCACGGCGCGTGCGCGCATCGGGCTGCAGCGGCCGCAGGTATTCATGCAACGCCAGCGCCGCCGCTCCGACAGCGGCCGCAAGCTCGCCGTAGCGCGCCAGGCGCAGGTCGGGGGCGGGCATGCCGACCACGTCGGCTTGGCGCTTGACCACCTCGAAGGCCGCTTGCAGCAGGGCGCGATGGTTGGTGCACGATTTGCCGCCGAGCACGATGGCGCGCGGATCGAAGGTGACCCACAGGTTCTGCAGCAGCACGCCCAGGACAGCCGCTGCATGCGCCATGCCGGGCCCTTCGCGTTCCAGCGCACGCGAGCCGAAGAAGGCTTCGGCGCAGCCATGGCGGCCGCACGAACACAGCGGCCCGTCGATCTGCAGGATGGTGTGGCCGATCTCGCCGGCCATGCCTTGCGCGCCCGTGAAGAGGCGGTCGTTCAGCACCACGCCGGCGCCCACGCCCACGTCGCAGCTGACGAAGATCAGCGGGTCTCCGCCTTCGCTGCCGAAAAATTCATACTCGCCGAGCGCACCCGCATCGGCATCGTTCTGCAGTTGCACCGTCACACCCGGCAGGCCCGCCGCGGCAAAGGCTTTTTCGAGCGCGGGCAGCAGGCTCACGTTGCGCCAGCCAAGGTTGGGCGCAAAGCGGACCACACCGGTGCAATCGTCCACCGCACCCGGCACGCCGACGCCGATGCTCGACAGGCGCAGCCCCAGGCCCTTCAGCTGCGCATGCGCCGCCGCGGCCATGCGCGCGACCTGCGCGCACACGCCCGCGGGCGTGCCATCGGCCAGCGCTTGCGTATCGGCATGAAGCACCTCGCCCTGCAGCGAGACGCAGACGAGACGCACGGTTTCGACCGCGATCTCGACGCCCATCAACGCGCGCACGCCGACGTTGATCTGCAGCGGCGTAGAGGGCCTTCCCAAGCCATCGGCAACAGTGGCGCCGGCTTCGCTGATCCAGCCCTCGTCGAGCAGTTCGCGCACCAGCAGGCTCACGGTCGATTTGGTAAGGCCGCTTTCTGCGGCGAGCCGCGCCCGCGACAGGCCGGGCCGCGCGCGCAGCAGGCGCAGCAGTGCGCTGCGGTTCATTCGCTTGAGCAGTTGCTGGTCGCCGATGGTCATGAACCAGCCCCCGGCGCAAGAACCGACGCCGCGTTCACCTGTGCGCCTGCTCTTTTCCTTCGGGGCGCTTGCCGGCGATGATCATCCCGAGCACTTCGTCTTCGGTAACGTCGGCCGTTCGGTAGGTGCCCACGAGCTTGCCGTTCTTCATGACGGCGACACGGTCGCTGAGCGAGAACACGTCGGGCATGTCGTGCGTGATCAGGAAGATGCCGACGCCGTCGGCCTTGAGCTGCTTCACGAGCCCGCCGACCATGGCGGTTTCTTCGGGGCCGAGGGCGGCGCAGGGCTCGTCCATGATGAGAATGCGCGCGTTGAAATACAGCGCGCGCGAGATTGCCACCACCTGCCGCTGTCCACCCGAGAGCCGTCGCACGGGAATACGGATGTTGGTGAAGTTCCTGTTCAGGCGCTGGAACACCTTGCGCGCCTGAACCTCCATGAAATGATCGTCGAGCGTGTTCCAGCGCGTCATCTTCTCGCGGCCGAGAAAGAGGTTGGACACGGAGTCGAGGTTATCGGCCAGCGCGAGTGTCTGGTAAATGGTCTCGATGCCTAGCGCCTGCGCCTCGGCGGGGGTGCGGATGTGGACCTTCTCGCCCGCGATCAGCGTGTCGCCCGAATCGATGGGGTAGGCACCGGCGAGCATCTTCATGAGCGTGGACTTGCCTGCGCCGTTGTGGCCCAGCACTGCGACCACTTCGCCGGGGTGGAGGTTGATGCTCACACCGTCCACGGCTTTTACGCCGCCGAAGGCTTTGCGGATTTCGCGCAGTTCGACCAGGGGTCTTGAGGTGTCTGGCGTGGTCATCTGGTTTCCGTTGCGATTTGCGCGTCGATCGAGAAGCAGGATCTCATCCTAGTTCTCCCCAAACTTGCGCCGGTACAGCACGTCGAACACAACAGCCACGATCAGCACCTGCCCGATGATCACCATGCGCTTGCCGATGGGTACATCGAGCAGCAGCATGCCGCTGTCGAGCGACTGCATGATGAGCGCGCCCAGCACCGAGCCGAAGATCGAGCCGGTGCCCCCCGCGAGCGCGGTGCCGCCGATGACGGCCGCCGCAATCACGTACAGCTCCATGCCGGTGCCCAGCGAGTTGGTGCCGGCATTGAGGCGTGCAATCGACACGATGGCTGCCACCGTGACCAGCACCGCGAGCAACGCGAACAGCATCAGCGTGACTCGCTTTACCGGAATGCCCACCAGCGCCGCCGCATCGGGGTTGCCGCCCATTGCGAAAACGTAGCGGCCGAAGCGCGTGCGGTGAACGATGAACGAGAGCACGATGGCCACGACGGCCCAGATCAGCACCGGGATCGGCAGGCCTTGCGGCGCGTCTTTCGAGGCGATCTGGTAGTTGTTCATGACCGCCGCGAAGACGAACACCACGGCCGCGGGCACCGCCGTCAGCAGCACCTCCATCCACAGTGGCTCGTTGGGCATTTCATGATGGGCGCGGGCGCGGCGCTTCTGCAGCATGCGGCCGAACAGCACCAGTGCCACGAAGGCCGCGATGGCCCAAGTCGCGGTGGTGCCGATGCCGCCGTCGTAGCCGCCGCCGAGCCTCTGGAAGAACTCGTCGTTCACGGGCTGTGTCTTGCCGTCCGCCACCAGGAAGGCCGCGCCGCGAAACGACATCAGGCCGCCCAGCGTGACCACGAAAGACGGTACGCCCAGCATGGCGGTGAGCCACCCCTGGTAGATGGACACGAGCAGCGCCACCGCAAGGCCCGCCAGGCAGGCCGTGGGCCACGACCAGCCCGAGGTGTACTGCAGGTAGGCGATCAGCACGCCGACGAAGCCCATGACGGAGCCTACCGAGAGATCGATGTGGCGCGCGACGATGACGAGCACCATCACCGTCGACACGATGCCCACCACGGCCGTCTGCTGCGCCACGTTGTAGAGGTTCTCGGGCGAAAGAAACACGCCGCCGGACATCACGTTGAAGACCACGCCCATCGCGATCAGCAGCACGCTCATCAACAGCAGCCGCAGGTCGACGCCGGTGCGCCGCCACCAGCCTGGTGTTTGGTTGCTCATTTTTTTTGTGCCCTCTCGAAGCTACGGGTGCGCGGCGGCTCTCCGGCCGAGCCTGCGGGCCGGCCGGCGCAGTGCTGCGCGGATCAATAGCGAGCGGTTGTGCTCGCCGCTGTGGCTGGTGTTGCTACTTGCAGGCCGCGGGCGCGCTGGCCGCCTGGACGCCCTTGCAGAGCTCGTCCTTCTTGATCCAGCCTGCCTTCACGACCACGTCGAGGTTGTCGCGCGTGATCGGCACCGGCGTGAGCAGGCGGGACGACAGCGAGATCTTCTTCGGCCCCGAATTCCATGGCGCGGACTTTTCGACCGGCTTGCCCTGCGACAGCGCGATGGCGGCGCTGGCGGCTTCGCGCCCCAGCTCGCGCGAGTCCTTGAAGATGGTGGCGGTCTGCGTGCCCAGTGCAATGCGGTTGAGCGCCGCAAAGTCGGCGTCCTGGCCCGACACCGGAATGCCGCGCAGGCCCTTGGCCGTGAGCGCGGCCACCGCGCCGCCAGCGGTGCCGTCGTTGGCTGCCACCACCGCATCGACCTTGTTGCCCACCTTGGTGAGGATCTGCTCCATGTTCTTTTGCGCGACCTCGGGCTTCCAGCCTTCGGTGTATTCGTCGCCGACGATCTTGATGTCGCCCTTCTTCACGGCAGCGTCGAGCACCTCTTGCTGGCCCGCGCGCAGGAAGTCGGCGTTCGGGTCGCTCGGCGAGCCCTTGATGATCACGTAGTTGCCCTTGGGCTTGACCTTGAACACCTCGCGCGCCTCCATGCGGCCGACCTCGACGTTGTCGAACGTGATGTAGAAGACACCGGGCGCTTCGATCAACCGGTCGTAGGCCACCACGGGCACCTTCTGGCGCGTGGCCTTGGTGACAGCAGGCAGGATCGCGTCCTTGTCCATCGCAAGCACGATGAGCGCCTTGGCGCCCTTGGACATCAGCCCCTCGATGTCGCCCAGCTGCTTTTCAGGCGAACCACCCGCATCGGCGCTGATGTACTTGGCGCCGAGCTTCTCGAGCTGGGCCTTGATGGCGGCCTCGTCCGTCTTCCAGCGTTCTTCCTGAAAGTTGGACCAGCTCACGCCGACCACGGTCTGGGCCAATGCGCTCACTGCGGTGAGGCCGAAGGCCATGGCGGCCAAGGTGTGCTTGAGTTGCATCGATGTCTCTCCTGTGGTGGTGCCCGGCGAAAACGCCGTGTAAGAAATTAGTTAGTTTGAAGGGCGAACTAACTATCCCATTGGTGCCGGGCCAAGGTCATCCGGGAATTCCCGATAAGCCTGGTTTCAAAGTGCAAGGCGATTTAGTGCGGGGC from Variovorax paradoxus includes these protein-coding regions:
- a CDS encoding glucose/quinate/shikimate family membrane-bound PQQ-dependent dehydrogenase; translated protein: MADAAARLRAPSSTLLTVTAVVIGLAGLALAAAGAWLVVLGGSWYYLAAGLGLIVVAVLLPRGGGAGLWVYALVVAVTLAWALWEVGFDWWPLAARGDVFFVIGVFLLTPWVARALARRNAVGVAPARGFLGVVLLAFLLAAVVSWTRDPTRVEGTVPAPTAPVAAASTPASPPPPKQDWTAYGGNGMGQRYSALDQITPANVGQLQEAWHFRTGDVRGQSGDPEETTFEVTPLKIGERLFLCTPHQSVVALNATTGEQLWRYTPEIRRSLALQHLTCRGLSYDPGSAVRPAAASAANPAPAAPAPAGGDCDAKLFMPTADGRVIAINPESGKPCMRFGGGTGQIDLWKNMPNVKPGSYYSTSPVVVTRSLIIVGGTVLDNVSTQETSGVIRAFDIDTGALVWNWDSGNPDETAPIGPDRTYTANSPNSWSISSVDEALGMVYVPMGNQPPDQWGGKRTEGAERYSSSVVALDLATGRVRWSFQTVHHDLWDYDVPSQPSLIDLRVGNETVPALVQPTKQGELFVLDRRDGKPVVNVHERPAPQGPAEGDHTSLTQPVSDLSFDPPALTPADMWGGTVFDQLACRIAFHRLRYEGRYTPPSTEGSLIYPGNFGVFNWGSVAVDPQREMAFTTPASLAFVSKLIPRKDDTSLYVQGKDRPNDSLPALNENFGAPFAVQLSAFTSVLGLPCQAPPWGYVAGADLRTGRVVWKHKNGTVRDSSPLPLPFAMGVPSLGGPVMTAGGVAFLSGTLDYYLRAYDVANGKELWRSRLPAGGQATPMTYTGSDGRQYVVVAAGGHGSLGTRTGDHVIAYALPKR
- a CDS encoding ROK family transcriptional regulator yields the protein MTIGDQQLLKRMNRSALLRLLRARPGLSRARLAAESGLTKSTVSLLVRELLDEGWISEAGATVADGLGRPSTPLQINVGVRALMGVEIAVETVRLVCVSLQGEVLHADTQALADGTPAGVCAQVARMAAAAHAQLKGLGLRLSSIGVGVPGAVDDCTGVVRFAPNLGWRNVSLLPALEKAFAAAGLPGVTVQLQNDADAGALGEYEFFGSEGGDPLIFVSCDVGVGAGVVLNDRLFTGAQGMAGEIGHTILQIDGPLCSCGRHGCAEAFFGSRALEREGPGMAHAAAVLGVLLQNLWVTFDPRAIVLGGKSCTNHRALLQAAFEVVKRQADVVGMPAPDLRLARYGELAAAVGAAALALHEYLRPLQPDARTRRARAAREDRVPSN
- a CDS encoding ATP-binding cassette domain-containing protein, giving the protein MTTPDTSRPLVELREIRKAFGGVKAVDGVSINLHPGEVVAVLGHNGAGKSTLMKMLAGAYPIDSGDTLIAGEKVHIRTPAEAQALGIETIYQTLALADNLDSVSNLFLGREKMTRWNTLDDHFMEVQARKVFQRLNRNFTNIRIPVRRLSGGQRQVVAISRALYFNARILIMDEPCAALGPEETAMVGGLVKQLKADGVGIFLITHDMPDVFSLSDRVAVMKNGKLVGTYRTADVTEDEVLGMIIAGKRPEGKEQAHR
- a CDS encoding sugar ABC transporter permease, translated to MSNQTPGWWRRTGVDLRLLLMSVLLIAMGVVFNVMSGGVFLSPENLYNVAQQTAVVGIVSTVMVLVIVARHIDLSVGSVMGFVGVLIAYLQYTSGWSWPTACLAGLAVALLVSIYQGWLTAMLGVPSFVVTLGGLMSFRGAAFLVADGKTQPVNDEFFQRLGGGYDGGIGTTATWAIAAFVALVLFGRMLQKRRARAHHEMPNEPLWMEVLLTAVPAAVVFVFAAVMNNYQIASKDAPQGLPIPVLIWAVVAIVLSFIVHRTRFGRYVFAMGGNPDAAALVGIPVKRVTLMLFALLAVLVTVAAIVSIARLNAGTNSLGTGMELYVIAAAVIGGTALAGGTGSIFGSVLGALIMQSLDSGMLLLDVPIGKRMVIIGQVLIVAVVFDVLYRRKFGEN
- the xylF gene encoding D-xylose ABC transporter substrate-binding protein; amino-acid sequence: MQLKHTLAAMAFGLTAVSALAQTVVGVSWSNFQEERWKTDEAAIKAQLEKLGAKYISADAGGSPEKQLGDIEGLMSKGAKALIVLAMDKDAILPAVTKATRQKVPVVAYDRLIEAPGVFYITFDNVEVGRMEAREVFKVKPKGNYVIIKGSPSDPNADFLRAGQQEVLDAAVKKGDIKIVGDEYTEGWKPEVAQKNMEQILTKVGNKVDAVVAANDGTAGGAVAALTAKGLRGIPVSGQDADFAALNRIALGTQTATIFKDSRELGREAASAAIALSQGKPVEKSAPWNSGPKKISLSSRLLTPVPITRDNLDVVVKAGWIKKDELCKGVQAASAPAACK